The following coding sequences lie in one Takifugu flavidus isolate HTHZ2018 chromosome 4, ASM371156v2, whole genome shotgun sequence genomic window:
- the prdm2b gene encoding PR domain zinc finger protein 2 isoform X1: MMAITGGSVETLDEVPAHVWEGLPDCLRLGPSAVNRSRVGVWANRVIPKGKRFGPFAGEKKKRSQVASNVYMWEVYFPARGWMCVDATDPTKGNWLRYVNWAHSSEEQNLFPLEINRAIYYKVLRPIGPGEELLVWYTVEDNPEITAALEEERASSLSRKNSPRAKRARRKLLERARRAGLGGFKKRSGREASVKEMWDGEEGLMEEDERSPAISSSQELQQAEVRSIDSKDEVDTSTVTANRATEGEEEDADDLEEHTEPEQQVVRPPPGTDSRQKQPGSSVLCGEESHMGSKVETSEPEADPELEPDPDELEGDPHGGSHPCQHCERHFSTRQGLERHVHIHAVTAQQTQLFKCRYCNKAFGSQVGRRRHERRHENGSKKRPGSLGGTATLLGPAAQNDGSSPDCTSPTSHYIAIGSQFTAGPPHNAEMQRKELGPHGDRPFIFDENGESKELHPCKYCNKAFGTHTNMRRHQRRIHERHLLPKGVRRKGMLLQEASAQQLPGESPSTSPPPVYVPSADTEDEADRDDYAIDISKNISENLSFYIDGKIVSTSSASGCEVIEVDSRSAALFGLDTVIINPAQISQALKVEGRISAAKQVGNISQPPVKRRTSTPPLVHTLKVEAETASLTSSSSSSSSSNLLARGSYQQVADSSAFQREKTVYLSPKLKQLLQTQDVQKSTVAVLTESHRLTSPLTAASLQGCGASGRFKRRTSSPPSSPQLSPQSGKAEAVSLFGLKVPKLESHSTTPLQDREEGDVGLPGSNTQGQTSNNGGNSCNQQPLDLSYSIRRSEASNKVPADSALDLSFQRKSGVEPESKGASAPKKRKPNTSMLEKVLMNEYVGLSLPADEGPASANPHTSHPQSPKMAPESAQPSPPSLTPVTLNPSSPGSSSVTSPTPPPPLLPTIPSPPAMPSSPLSQPSDASALRHLPVLSPKMSPRSVEQKSDSEEVLSTEDVKDEGQSNTPQPPESPKSSLNISASSDVSEPVLADEPSTEDSSPPAVSNSLPNDTTSQNLDSEAEKAQPDASPQSQSPPSSPGDSHDPPQSLVSQPLPQTEIKEEPEQSSLDELAPAPQDGGIKSSPPSVPDHASEQPPEEDGADPTYCKTFVCNVCERPFGAIKDLSGHITEHAADWPFKCEFCVQLFGDAPALLAHRTTLHGVGRIFVCSACSKEFAFLCNLQQHQKDLHPNETCSHTTVESGKLRPQNYTDPSAAKEESGPPSPAPETTDEAAAQGDGNPAKEETDVNGNHAEDPNEELYTTIKIMASEGSKPKGPDVRLGLNQHYPSYKPPPFPYHSRSHAASVASATNFTTHNIPQTFSTAIRCTKCGNSFDNMPELHQHILACANASDKKRYTPKKNPIPLKQIVKSPNGALSPAAAAVAQSAFRRMGQPKRLNFNQEAGKTKMSALSKKKNQLVQKAISQKNKVSTFSKKVSVKVEREQPSNVCPHCSREFTYPASLSKHMAISCPMKPVAKKGKKREVAADKNMTLRKKASDSEPLQAETDARPLGKTRARSLGATEPETPLPSKGKAATGRVKRPASLPASAPTSKKSKKGHDASSPLAPSAPDAPGESAQQRSTGRMQRVGKEAAPKRSAEAKAAAAGQQLKREERFSLRTRERGSGPVTRSLQMSNAAPPAEVKSEELQFQEPKETQQVPIK; the protein is encoded by the exons ACGTCTACATGTGGGAG GTTTATTTCCCAGCACGCGGCTGGATGTGTGTGGACGCCACCGATCCCACGAAGGGAAACTGGCTGCGATACGTGAACTGGGCCCACTCCAGCGAAGAGCAGAACCTGTTCCCTCTGGAGATCAACAGGGCCATTTATTACAAAGTTTTACGG CCTATCGGGCccggagaggagctgctggtgtggtACACGGTGGAAGACAACCCCGAGATAACAGCTGCactggaggaagaaagagccagcagcctgagcaggaaAAACTCACCCAGAGCGAAGCGAG CCAGACggaagctgctggagagagCCAGACGGGCTGGTTTGGGTGGATTCAAGAAGAGGAGTGGAAGAGAAGCTAGTGTTAAGGAGATGTGGGATGGGGAGGAAG gtctgatggaggaggatgagaggtcACCGGCCATTTCATCCTCGCAGGAGCTCCAGCAAGCCGAAGTTCGAAGTATCGACTCTAAAGATGAAGTAGATACATCGACAGTGACGGCGAACAGGGCGaccgagggagaggaggaggatgccgACGATTTGGAGGAACACACGGAACCGGAGCAACAAGTTGTTCGGCCTCCGCCCGGGACCGATTCCCGGCAGAAGCAGCCCGGCTCGTCAGTGCTGTGTGGGGAAGAAAGCCATATGGGTTCAAAGGTGGAAACCTCGGAGCCAGAAGCCGATCCTGAACTTGAACCGGATCCGGACGAACTTGAGGGAGATCCCCACGGGGGCTCGCACCCCTGCCAGCACTGCGAGCGCCATTTCTCCACCAGGCAGGGTCTAGAACGTCACGTCCACATCCACGCCGTCACCGCTCAGCAGACGCAGCTGTTCAAGTGTCGCTACTGTAATAAAGCCTTTGGGTCCCAGGTGGGGCGGCGGAGGCACGAGAGGAGACACGAGAACGGGTCAAAAAAGAGGCCCGGCTCACTCGGCGGGACTGCCACTCTGCTCGGTCCCGCTGCCCAGAACGATGGTTCCAGTCCCGACTGCACAAGCCCAACCAGTCATTATATAGCCATAGGGTCCCAGTTTACAGCAGGACCCCCGCACaatgcagagatgcagaggaAAGAGCTGGGCCCTCACGGGGACCGGCCCTTCATATTCGACGAAAATGGGGAATCGAAAGAGCTCCACCCCTGCAAGTACTGTAACAAAGCCTTCggcacacacaccaacatgagaCGCCACCAACGCAGAATACACGAGCGGCACTTGTTACCCAAGGGAGTGCGCAGGAAAGGCATGCTCCTTCAGGAGGCGTCGGCCCAGCAGCTGCCCGGCGAGTCCCCCAGTACCAGCCCCCCCCCGGTCTACGTGCCCAGCGCCGACACGGAGGACGAGGCAGACCGGGATGATTATGCCATCGACATATCCAAAAACATCTCTGAGAATTTGAGCTTTTACATCGACGGCAAAATCGTGTCCACCAGCTCGGCGAGCGGGTGCGAGGTGATCGAGGTGGACTCCAGATCGGCGGCCCTGTTCGGTTTAGACACGGTCATCATCAACCCCGCTCAGATCAGCCAGGCTCTGAAGGTGGAGGGCAGAATAAGTGCTGCCAAGCAGGTGGGGAACATCAGCCAACCCCCAGTGAAAAGAAGAACCTCCACTCCCCCGCTCGTGCACACCCTCAAAGTAGAGGCTGAAACGGCTTCTTTgacgtcgtcgtcgtcgtcgtcgtcctcATCTAATTTGCTAGCGCGAGGCTCGTACCAACAGGTGGCGGACTCGTCCGCCTTCCAGCGGGAGAAGACGGTGTACCTCTCCCCAAAGCtgaagcagctcctccagactCAAGATGTTCAGAAATCCACCGTCGCCGTTCTGACGGAAAGCCATAGACTGACCTCGCCGCTGACGGCCGCGTCGCTGCAGGGCTGCGGGGCTTCAGGCCGCTTTAAGAGGAGGACGTCGTCTCCCCCCTCGTCGCCGCAGCTCAGCCCTCAGAGCGGCAAAGCTGAAGCGGTGAGCTTGTTCGGTCTTAAGGTGCCAAAGCTGGAAAGCCACAGCACCACGCCTTTGCAAGACAGGGAAGAAGGAGACGTGGGCCTCCCGGGGAGTAACACCCAGGGCCAGACCTCTAATAACGGGGGGAACTCCTGTAACCAGCAGCCTCTGGATCTGTCCTACTCCATCAGGAGAAGCGAAGCCTCCAACAAGGTCCCCGCAGATTCAGCTCTGGATTTGAGCTTCCAAAGGAAGAGCGGCGTTGAACCTGAAAGTAAGGGCGCTTCCGCCCCGAAGAAGAGGAAGCCCAACACCAGCATGCTGGAGAAGGTATTGATGAACGAGTATGTTGGTCTGTCGCTGCCAGCTGACGAGGGCCCCGCGTCGGCGAACCCTCACACCTCCCATCCTCAGTCTCCTAAAATGGCGCCAGAGTCTGCGCAGCCTTCCCCGCCCTCTTTGACCCCTGTCACCTTGAACCCCTCATCCCCCGGCTCCTCCAGCGTGACTTCCCCAACCCCGCCTCCCCCCTTACTCCCGACCATTCCTTCTCCCCCGGCGATGCCCAGCTCTCCCCTCTCTCAGCCTTCAGACGCGTCCGCGCTGAGACATCTGCCTGTCCTCTCGCCCAAAATGTCCCCGAGGTCGGTCGAGCAGAAGTCTGACTCGGAGGAGGTTTTGTCAACCGAAGACGTCAAAGATGAAGGCCAGAGTAATACTCCGCAGCCCCCAGAGTCCCCCAAATCTTCCCTTAATATTTCTGCATCTTCAGATGTTTCTGAACCAGTATTAGCAGATGAACCTTCTACAGAAGATAGTAGCCCACCAGCCGTTAGCAACAGTTTACCAAATGACACAACAAGCCAAAACCTTGACTCGGAGGCTGAGAAAGCCCAGCCTGATGCCTCTCCTCAGTCACAatcccctccatcctctccggGTGACTCGCATGACCCACCCCAGTCGCTCGTTTCACAACCTCTCCCTCAGACCGAGATTAAAGAAGAACCCGAGCAGTCCTCCTTGGATGAGTTGGCTCCCGCGCCTCAGGACGGAGGCATCAAGTCTTCGCCGCCGTCTGTTCCCGATCACGCTTCTGAGCAACCGCCCGAGGAGGACGGAGCTGACCCGACGTACTGCAAGACCTTTGTGTGCAACGTCTGCGAGCGGCCGTTCGGTGCCATCAAAGACCTCAGCGGACACATCACGGAGCACGCCGCCGACTGGCCCTTCAAATGTGAATTCTGCGTGCAGCTGTTCGGCGACGCCCCGGCGCTGCTCGCCCATCGCACGACGCTTCACGGAGTGGGCAGGATCTTCGTGTGCTCGGCCTGTTCCAAGGAGTTTGCTTTTCTCTGcaacctccagcagcaccagaaggACCTGCATCCTAACGAGACCTGCTCACACACCACAGTGGAGAGCGGcaagctgaggccacagaactACACGGATCCCTCTGCAGCCAAAGAGGAAAGCGGCCCCCCGTCCCCGGCGCCGGAGACGACGGACGAAGCAGCCGCACAGGGCGACGGCAATCCGGCGAAAGAAGAAACGGATGTGAACGGGAATCACGCCGAAGACCCCAACGAGGAGCTGTACACTACGATAAAGATCATGGCCTCGGAAGGGTCCAAGCCCAAGGGCCCGGACGTTCGCCTGGGCCTTAATCAACACTACCCCAGCTACAAACCGCCCCCTTTCCCTTATCACAGTCGTTCTCACGCGGCCTCGGTGGCCTCGGCGACCAACTTCACCACTCACAACATCCCTCAGACGTTCAGCACCGCCATCCGCTGCACCAAGTGCGGCAACAGCTTTGACAACATGCCAGAGCTGCACCAGCACATTCTGGCCTGTGCCAACGCAAGCGACAAGAAGCGTTACACTCCCAAGAAAAACCCCATCCCCCTCAAGCAGATCGTGAAGAGTCCGAACGGAGCGCTGTCGCCCGCGGCGGCCGCCGTGGCCCAGAGCGCTTTCCGGCGGATGGGTCAGCCGAAGAGGCTGAACTTCAATCAGGAGGCGGGCAAAACAAAAATGAGCGCCCTGAGTAAGAAGAAGAACCAGCTGGTCCAGAAGGCAATCTCCCAAAAAAATAAGGTTTCCACCTTCTCCAAAAAGGTTTCTGTTAAAGTGGAGCGGGAGCAGCCGTCCAACGTCTGCCCCCACTGCAGCCGAGAGTTCACCTACCCCGCTAGCCTCAGCAAACACATGGCTATCAGCTGTCCCATGAAGCCAGTCGCTAAGAAGGGCAAGAAGAGGGAGGTGGCGGCGGATAAGAACATGACTCTACGGAAGAAAGCTTCCGACAGCGAGCCGCTGCAGGCAGAGACCGACGCCAGGCCCCTGGGGAAGACCAGAGCTCGTAGCCTGGGCGCAACAGAACCCGAGACGCCCCTGCCCAGCAAAGGGAAAGCTGCCACGGGCAGAGTCAAGcggcctgcctccctgccagcaTCAGCCCCTACCAGCAAAAAGTCCAAGAAAGGCCATGATGCGTCATCACCTTTGGCCCCTTCGGCCCCAGACGCTCCTGGGGAGTCGGCGCAACAGCGGTCCACCGGGAGGATGCAGCGCGTGGGCAAAGAGGCCGCGCCCAAGAGATCGGCCGAggccaaagcagcagcagcaggacagcagctgaAGAGAGAGGAACGGTTCTCCCTCCGGacgagggagcgagggagcggACCCGTGACCCGGAGCCTGCAGATGTCCAACGCCGCCCCTCCCGCTGAGGTGAAAAGTGAAGAACTCCAGTTTCAGGAGCCAAAAGAGACTCAG CAGGTCCCTATAAAGTGA
- the prdm2b gene encoding PR domain zinc finger protein 2 isoform X2, protein MMAITGGSVETLDEVPAHVWEGLPDCLRLGPSAVNRSRVGVWANRVIPKGKRFGPFAGEKKKRSQVASNVYMWEVYFPARGWMCVDATDPTKGNWLRYVNWAHSSEEQNLFPLEINRAIYYKVLRPIGPGEELLVWYTVEDNPEITAALEEERASSLSRKNSPRAKRARRKLLERARRAGLGGFKKRSGREASVKEMWDGEEGLMEEDERSPAISSSQELQQAEVRSIDSKDEVDTSTVTANRATEGEEEDADDLEEHTEPEQQVVRPPPGTDSRQKQPGSSVLCGEESHMGSKVETSEPEADPELEPDPDELEGDPHGGSHPCQHCERHFSTRQGLERHVHIHAVTAQQTQLFKCRYCNKAFGSQVGRRRHERRHENGSKKRPGSLGGTATLLGPAAQNDGSSPDCTSPTSHYIAIGSQFTAGPPHNAEMQRKELGPHGDRPFIFDENGESKELHPCKYCNKAFGTHTNMRRHQRRIHERHLLPKGVRRKGMLLQEASAQQLPGESPSTSPPPVYVPSADTEDEADRDDYAIDISKNISENLSFYIDGKIVSTSSASGCEVIEVDSRSAALFGLDTVIINPAQISQALKVEGRISAAKQVGNISQPPVKRRTSTPPLVHTLKVEAETASLTSSSSSSSSSNLLARGSYQQVADSSAFQREKTVYLSPKLKQLLQTQDVQKSTVAVLTESHRLTSPLTAASLQGCGASGRFKRRTSSPPSSPQLSPQSGKAEAVSLFGLKVPKLESHSTTPLQDREEGDVGLPGSNTQGQTSNNGGNSCNQQPLDLSYSIRRSEASNKVPADSALDLSFQRKSGVEPESKGASAPKKRKPNTSMLEKVLMNEYVGLSLPADEGPASANPHTSHPQSPKMAPESAQPSPPSLTPVTLNPSSPGSSSVTSPTPPPPLLPTIPSPPAMPSSPLSQPSDASALRHLPVLSPKMSPRSVEQKSDSEEVLSTEDVKDEGQSNTPQPPESPKSSLNISASSDVSEPVLADEPSTEDSSPPAVSNSLPNDTTSQNLDSEAEKAQPDASPQSQSPPSSPGDSHDPPQSLVSQPLPQTEIKEEPEQSSLDELAPAPQDGGIKSSPPSVPDHASEQPPEEDGADPTYCKTFVCNVCERPFGAIKDLSGHITEHAADWPFKCEFCVQLFGDAPALLAHRTTLHGVGRIFVCSACSKEFAFLCNLQQHQKDLHPNETCSHTTVESGKLRPQNYTDPSAAKEESGPPSPAPETTDEAAAQGDGNPAKEETDVNGNHAEDPNEELYTTIKIMASEGSKPKGPDVRLGLNQHYPSYKPPPFPYHSRSHAASVASATNFTTHNIPQTFSTAIRCTKCGNSFDNMPELHQHILACANASDKKRYTPKKNPIPLKQIVKSPNGALSPAAAAVAQSAFRRMGQPKRLNFNQEAGKTKMSALSKKKNQLVQKAISQKNKVSTFSKKVSVKVEREQPSNVCPHCSREFTYPASLSKHMAISCPMKPVAKKGKKREVAADKNMTLRKKASDSEPLQAETDARPLGKTRARSLGATEPETPLPSKGKAATGRVKRPASLPASAPTSKKSKKGHDASSPLAPSAPDAPGESAQQRSTGRMQRVGKEAAPKRSAEAKAAAAGQQLKREERFSLRTRERGSGPVTRSLQMSNAAPPAEVKSEELQFQEPKETQVPIK, encoded by the exons ACGTCTACATGTGGGAG GTTTATTTCCCAGCACGCGGCTGGATGTGTGTGGACGCCACCGATCCCACGAAGGGAAACTGGCTGCGATACGTGAACTGGGCCCACTCCAGCGAAGAGCAGAACCTGTTCCCTCTGGAGATCAACAGGGCCATTTATTACAAAGTTTTACGG CCTATCGGGCccggagaggagctgctggtgtggtACACGGTGGAAGACAACCCCGAGATAACAGCTGCactggaggaagaaagagccagcagcctgagcaggaaAAACTCACCCAGAGCGAAGCGAG CCAGACggaagctgctggagagagCCAGACGGGCTGGTTTGGGTGGATTCAAGAAGAGGAGTGGAAGAGAAGCTAGTGTTAAGGAGATGTGGGATGGGGAGGAAG gtctgatggaggaggatgagaggtcACCGGCCATTTCATCCTCGCAGGAGCTCCAGCAAGCCGAAGTTCGAAGTATCGACTCTAAAGATGAAGTAGATACATCGACAGTGACGGCGAACAGGGCGaccgagggagaggaggaggatgccgACGATTTGGAGGAACACACGGAACCGGAGCAACAAGTTGTTCGGCCTCCGCCCGGGACCGATTCCCGGCAGAAGCAGCCCGGCTCGTCAGTGCTGTGTGGGGAAGAAAGCCATATGGGTTCAAAGGTGGAAACCTCGGAGCCAGAAGCCGATCCTGAACTTGAACCGGATCCGGACGAACTTGAGGGAGATCCCCACGGGGGCTCGCACCCCTGCCAGCACTGCGAGCGCCATTTCTCCACCAGGCAGGGTCTAGAACGTCACGTCCACATCCACGCCGTCACCGCTCAGCAGACGCAGCTGTTCAAGTGTCGCTACTGTAATAAAGCCTTTGGGTCCCAGGTGGGGCGGCGGAGGCACGAGAGGAGACACGAGAACGGGTCAAAAAAGAGGCCCGGCTCACTCGGCGGGACTGCCACTCTGCTCGGTCCCGCTGCCCAGAACGATGGTTCCAGTCCCGACTGCACAAGCCCAACCAGTCATTATATAGCCATAGGGTCCCAGTTTACAGCAGGACCCCCGCACaatgcagagatgcagaggaAAGAGCTGGGCCCTCACGGGGACCGGCCCTTCATATTCGACGAAAATGGGGAATCGAAAGAGCTCCACCCCTGCAAGTACTGTAACAAAGCCTTCggcacacacaccaacatgagaCGCCACCAACGCAGAATACACGAGCGGCACTTGTTACCCAAGGGAGTGCGCAGGAAAGGCATGCTCCTTCAGGAGGCGTCGGCCCAGCAGCTGCCCGGCGAGTCCCCCAGTACCAGCCCCCCCCCGGTCTACGTGCCCAGCGCCGACACGGAGGACGAGGCAGACCGGGATGATTATGCCATCGACATATCCAAAAACATCTCTGAGAATTTGAGCTTTTACATCGACGGCAAAATCGTGTCCACCAGCTCGGCGAGCGGGTGCGAGGTGATCGAGGTGGACTCCAGATCGGCGGCCCTGTTCGGTTTAGACACGGTCATCATCAACCCCGCTCAGATCAGCCAGGCTCTGAAGGTGGAGGGCAGAATAAGTGCTGCCAAGCAGGTGGGGAACATCAGCCAACCCCCAGTGAAAAGAAGAACCTCCACTCCCCCGCTCGTGCACACCCTCAAAGTAGAGGCTGAAACGGCTTCTTTgacgtcgtcgtcgtcgtcgtcgtcctcATCTAATTTGCTAGCGCGAGGCTCGTACCAACAGGTGGCGGACTCGTCCGCCTTCCAGCGGGAGAAGACGGTGTACCTCTCCCCAAAGCtgaagcagctcctccagactCAAGATGTTCAGAAATCCACCGTCGCCGTTCTGACGGAAAGCCATAGACTGACCTCGCCGCTGACGGCCGCGTCGCTGCAGGGCTGCGGGGCTTCAGGCCGCTTTAAGAGGAGGACGTCGTCTCCCCCCTCGTCGCCGCAGCTCAGCCCTCAGAGCGGCAAAGCTGAAGCGGTGAGCTTGTTCGGTCTTAAGGTGCCAAAGCTGGAAAGCCACAGCACCACGCCTTTGCAAGACAGGGAAGAAGGAGACGTGGGCCTCCCGGGGAGTAACACCCAGGGCCAGACCTCTAATAACGGGGGGAACTCCTGTAACCAGCAGCCTCTGGATCTGTCCTACTCCATCAGGAGAAGCGAAGCCTCCAACAAGGTCCCCGCAGATTCAGCTCTGGATTTGAGCTTCCAAAGGAAGAGCGGCGTTGAACCTGAAAGTAAGGGCGCTTCCGCCCCGAAGAAGAGGAAGCCCAACACCAGCATGCTGGAGAAGGTATTGATGAACGAGTATGTTGGTCTGTCGCTGCCAGCTGACGAGGGCCCCGCGTCGGCGAACCCTCACACCTCCCATCCTCAGTCTCCTAAAATGGCGCCAGAGTCTGCGCAGCCTTCCCCGCCCTCTTTGACCCCTGTCACCTTGAACCCCTCATCCCCCGGCTCCTCCAGCGTGACTTCCCCAACCCCGCCTCCCCCCTTACTCCCGACCATTCCTTCTCCCCCGGCGATGCCCAGCTCTCCCCTCTCTCAGCCTTCAGACGCGTCCGCGCTGAGACATCTGCCTGTCCTCTCGCCCAAAATGTCCCCGAGGTCGGTCGAGCAGAAGTCTGACTCGGAGGAGGTTTTGTCAACCGAAGACGTCAAAGATGAAGGCCAGAGTAATACTCCGCAGCCCCCAGAGTCCCCCAAATCTTCCCTTAATATTTCTGCATCTTCAGATGTTTCTGAACCAGTATTAGCAGATGAACCTTCTACAGAAGATAGTAGCCCACCAGCCGTTAGCAACAGTTTACCAAATGACACAACAAGCCAAAACCTTGACTCGGAGGCTGAGAAAGCCCAGCCTGATGCCTCTCCTCAGTCACAatcccctccatcctctccggGTGACTCGCATGACCCACCCCAGTCGCTCGTTTCACAACCTCTCCCTCAGACCGAGATTAAAGAAGAACCCGAGCAGTCCTCCTTGGATGAGTTGGCTCCCGCGCCTCAGGACGGAGGCATCAAGTCTTCGCCGCCGTCTGTTCCCGATCACGCTTCTGAGCAACCGCCCGAGGAGGACGGAGCTGACCCGACGTACTGCAAGACCTTTGTGTGCAACGTCTGCGAGCGGCCGTTCGGTGCCATCAAAGACCTCAGCGGACACATCACGGAGCACGCCGCCGACTGGCCCTTCAAATGTGAATTCTGCGTGCAGCTGTTCGGCGACGCCCCGGCGCTGCTCGCCCATCGCACGACGCTTCACGGAGTGGGCAGGATCTTCGTGTGCTCGGCCTGTTCCAAGGAGTTTGCTTTTCTCTGcaacctccagcagcaccagaaggACCTGCATCCTAACGAGACCTGCTCACACACCACAGTGGAGAGCGGcaagctgaggccacagaactACACGGATCCCTCTGCAGCCAAAGAGGAAAGCGGCCCCCCGTCCCCGGCGCCGGAGACGACGGACGAAGCAGCCGCACAGGGCGACGGCAATCCGGCGAAAGAAGAAACGGATGTGAACGGGAATCACGCCGAAGACCCCAACGAGGAGCTGTACACTACGATAAAGATCATGGCCTCGGAAGGGTCCAAGCCCAAGGGCCCGGACGTTCGCCTGGGCCTTAATCAACACTACCCCAGCTACAAACCGCCCCCTTTCCCTTATCACAGTCGTTCTCACGCGGCCTCGGTGGCCTCGGCGACCAACTTCACCACTCACAACATCCCTCAGACGTTCAGCACCGCCATCCGCTGCACCAAGTGCGGCAACAGCTTTGACAACATGCCAGAGCTGCACCAGCACATTCTGGCCTGTGCCAACGCAAGCGACAAGAAGCGTTACACTCCCAAGAAAAACCCCATCCCCCTCAAGCAGATCGTGAAGAGTCCGAACGGAGCGCTGTCGCCCGCGGCGGCCGCCGTGGCCCAGAGCGCTTTCCGGCGGATGGGTCAGCCGAAGAGGCTGAACTTCAATCAGGAGGCGGGCAAAACAAAAATGAGCGCCCTGAGTAAGAAGAAGAACCAGCTGGTCCAGAAGGCAATCTCCCAAAAAAATAAGGTTTCCACCTTCTCCAAAAAGGTTTCTGTTAAAGTGGAGCGGGAGCAGCCGTCCAACGTCTGCCCCCACTGCAGCCGAGAGTTCACCTACCCCGCTAGCCTCAGCAAACACATGGCTATCAGCTGTCCCATGAAGCCAGTCGCTAAGAAGGGCAAGAAGAGGGAGGTGGCGGCGGATAAGAACATGACTCTACGGAAGAAAGCTTCCGACAGCGAGCCGCTGCAGGCAGAGACCGACGCCAGGCCCCTGGGGAAGACCAGAGCTCGTAGCCTGGGCGCAACAGAACCCGAGACGCCCCTGCCCAGCAAAGGGAAAGCTGCCACGGGCAGAGTCAAGcggcctgcctccctgccagcaTCAGCCCCTACCAGCAAAAAGTCCAAGAAAGGCCATGATGCGTCATCACCTTTGGCCCCTTCGGCCCCAGACGCTCCTGGGGAGTCGGCGCAACAGCGGTCCACCGGGAGGATGCAGCGCGTGGGCAAAGAGGCCGCGCCCAAGAGATCGGCCGAggccaaagcagcagcagcaggacagcagctgaAGAGAGAGGAACGGTTCTCCCTCCGGacgagggagcgagggagcggACCCGTGACCCGGAGCCTGCAGATGTCCAACGCCGCCCCTCCCGCTGAGGTGAAAAGTGAAGAACTCCAGTTTCAGGAGCCAAAAGAGACTCAG GTCCCTATAAAGTGA